Genomic DNA from Chitinivorax tropicus:
CTGTAGTGGGTGCCGTGGCGTGGCTTACCAGTTTTGTTTTGAAAGCGCGATATGAAGTTGATCATGTTTGATGTCGATGGAACTTTGGTCGACTCATTGCACTATGATGGGGCATTGTTCTGTCAAGCGGTCCATGAGGTGCTGGGGATCGCAGAAATTGATCCGGACTGGCGTAACTATACGCACGTGACATCCTCCGGTATCCTTGAGGAAATCGTCTGGCGTGCGAAAGATCGTTCCGTGCGGGCTGATGAGGCCGTGGCAGTTCAGCGTCGGTTTGGCTTGCTGATGCGACAGCAACACGAGGCCAAACCCGACCAAGCGCAGGCATTGCCAGGTGCATTGGCGCTGTTCAATGCGCTTCGGCAAACTGCTGGCGTGGCGGTGGCGATTGCCACGGGTGGCTGGGGGCCTGAGGCCCGATTGAAACTGCAAGTTGCGGGATACCCGATCGATGGCGTCCCATTTGCAGCGGCTTGTGAGGCCATCTCGCGGCAGGACATCATGCGTCTTGCGCTGGCGCGTGCTAAAACGTCATGTGGCGTAAGCGAGTTTGCCGAGATTGCCTATGTGGGTGATGGGCACTGGGATCAAGTCGCGACACGGGCATTGGGATGGCGTTTCATCGGCATCGGGGCGACATTACGGCACCAGATCAAGCAAGACGAGTTGTGGTGGCTGACACCGCCATCGGCTCAAGACATATTGAACGGTTTGCAATGGTCCATCACGTGATGGCCTTGACGAATCGATTGAAAGATACAGAACGATAAGGTTTGAACAGGATGAAATCCGCAGAAATCCGACAGAAATTCCTCGACTTCTTCGCCTCCAAAGGCCATCAGGTCGTGTCCTCTTCCAGCCTGGTGCCGGGCGACGACCCCACCCTCTTGTTTACCAACGCAGGGATGAACCAGTTCAAGGACGTATTTCTGGGGCTGGATAAACGGAGCTACA
This window encodes:
- a CDS encoding HAD family hydrolase, which produces MKLIMFDVDGTLVDSLHYDGALFCQAVHEVLGIAEIDPDWRNYTHVTSSGILEEIVWRAKDRSVRADEAVAVQRRFGLLMRQQHEAKPDQAQALPGALALFNALRQTAGVAVAIATGGWGPEARLKLQVAGYPIDGVPFAAACEAISRQDIMRLALARAKTSCGVSEFAEIAYVGDGHWDQVATRALGWRFIGIGATLRHQIKQDELWWLTPPSAQDILNGLQWSIT